Proteins co-encoded in one Brassica rapa cultivar Chiifu-401-42 chromosome A02, CAAS_Brap_v3.01, whole genome shotgun sequence genomic window:
- the LOC103851258 gene encoding BTB/POZ and MATH domain-containing protein 2, with amino-acid sequence MGSSVASSGEWNARETFDFSVEILFSSGYSWAIYFYPDGKSPKDNASYVSLFIALANEGTDVRALFELTLVDQSGNGKHKVHSHFERALEKGPYTLKYRGSVWGYKRFFRRSGLESSDYLKDNSLLVRCCVAVMQTDGFDYLKKSCPSLLTELLEYVARRSEHSVIALGHRKEVFADGCDANGRRVKQRLH; translated from the exons ATGGGATCGAGTGTTGCAAGTAGTGGTGAATGGAATGCAAGAGAGACATTCGACTTTTCTGTTGAGATACTGTTTTCAAGCG GTTACTCTTGGGCTATCTACTTCTACCCAGACGGCAAGAGTCCGAAGGATAACGCGTCTTACGTCTCTCTGTTCATTGCCCTCGCGAACGAGGGAACCGATGTGAGGGCTTTATTCGAGCTCACGCTTGTGGATCAGAGTGGTAATGGGAAGCACAAGGTTCATAGCCATTTCGAAAGAGCACTCGAGAAAGGACCCTATACTCTCAAGTATCGTGGAAGTGTGTG GGGTTACAAGCGGTTTTTCAGGAGGTCTGGTTTAGAGTCATCAGACTATCTCAAGGACAATAGTCTCTTGGTTCGTTGCTGTGTCG CTGTGATGCAAACAGATGGGTTTGATTATCTGAAAAAAAGTTGTCCATCTCTACTAACTGAGCTATTGGAGTATGTAGCAAGGCGTAGTGAACACTCTGTTATTGCATTAGGGCATCGAAAAGAGGTATTTGCTGATGGGTGTGATGCTAATGGAAGACGAGTGAAGCAACGGTTGCATTGA